The Oryza glaberrima chromosome 9, OglaRS2, whole genome shotgun sequence genome includes a window with the following:
- the LOC127785203 gene encoding NDR1/HIN1-like protein 6, whose amino-acid sequence MGKRSAPRYPDDGGGGGGGICCVLCWCCCFLFLIVAALAGAAAYALFLYKPKAPSYSVSNMSVSQFDFNSNDLTLYTKLVATVRAENPNEMIGIIYGDGSRTVVSYRGTPLCSGHLPTFYQGFKNVTVMEISMEGRHGFGSGLQSALEESEKEGNVPLDVFVSVPVSLRFGSFDVREVRVNVHCALVVDSISPKKKPTIKSATYQGNVEF is encoded by the coding sequence ATGGGGAAGCGCAGCGCGCCCCGGTaccccgacgacggcggcggcggcggcggcgggatttGCTGCGTGCtgtgctggtgctgctgcttcCTGTTCCTGATCgtcgcggcgctcgccggcgcggcggcgtacgCCCTGTTCCTGTACAAGCCCAAGGCGCCGTCCTACTCGGTGAGCAACATGTCGGTGTCGCAGTTCGACTTCAACTCCAACGACCTGACGCTCTACACCAAGCTGGTGGCCACCGTGCGGGCCGAGAACCCCAACGAGATGATCGGCATCATCTACGGCGACGGCTCCCGAACGGTCGTCTCCTACCGCGGCACGCCGCTGTGCTCCGGCCACCTCCCCACCTTCTACCAGGGGTTCAAGAACGTGACGGTGATGGAGATCTCCATGGAAGGGAGGCACGGCTTCGGGTCGGGGCTGCAGAGCGCGCTGGAGGAGAGCGAGAAGGAAGGGAACGTGCCGCTCGACGTGTTCGTCAGCGTGCCCGTGTCGCTGCGGTTCGGCTCGTTCGACGTCCGGGAGGTGAGGGTCAACGTGCACTGCGCGCTCGTCGTCGACAGCATCTCGCCCAAGAAGAAGCCCACCATCAAGTCCGCCACCTACCAGGGCAACGTAGAGTTCTGA